The Pristiophorus japonicus isolate sPriJap1 chromosome 2, sPriJap1.hap1, whole genome shotgun sequence DNA segment CTGCTCTCTGTCAGTGAGAGTGGGGAAGGGTGAGGGAGCGGGGATGTGATAGATATTTAGGCCCAGTGTAAATTACTAGCTGAACCTTCGAGCTATCAGGAAATCTCTGGCATCCCGATCAGTGATGTCATTGGCTAGCCTGGCATTAGATGCCTCATCTTTATTTTCCTCCTTGTCTTCCTTCTCTCCATTCGAATCCTTATCATTTGAAGAGTGCTGAACGGCTTATTTCTCTTCCACCTCTAATCTTCACTGATACGCCACGTTGTGCAGAATGCAGTACATTACAATTATCCTAGAGACTCTTGCTGGCGAGTACTGAAGAGCACCTCCAGAACTGTCAAGGCACTTAAAGCGCATCTTTAGAATGCCGATGGCTTGTTTGGTGACACATCTGGTAATCATATGGTCATTGTAGTGCTCTTGGTGTTCATTGGTGAGGTTCCTcgaggtgtcatcagccaggtgtgaaGGGGTATCCTTTGTTGCCTAGCAGCTACCCCTTAAGGGTGTTTCCAGGTATGAACCGGTCAGGGATATTGGAGTACAGTATGAAAGCATTATGGCAATTTGCCGCAGATCTGCTTGAATCTTTTCTTGTGAttgcacaccagctgaacattgatggaATTAAATGCCATGCGGTTGATGAATACTTCTGGTCAATCAGGGGTGCTTGAATTGTCAAGTGTGCGCATTCGATGGCACCCTGTACCTCTGAGAAGCAGCCAGCGATATGAATCcgagtgcccgctcattctggctattgtcatcacaggAATAGTGTACATAACTCTGGGAGCATCCTGGAAGGAACTAGAGGTAAACAAATTGAGGCCGATGGTGACTTTCGCAGTCACTGGTAAcacatggccaccaggtccagcagggagcaggtcttcttctcGGAGGTTGCAAATGTCTGCGACCATCTGACAAGACAATCTCAGCCTTCAGAAGCACTACTCTTCGAAGAGGTCAATgaagctgagcctctgtctgtagaCCCAGTTAGCTGTGTAGTGCCTCCTGCGACCTCGACccctctgttgctcccctctctgttgTCCACCTGCAGCTCCCTTCACAGAAGGCCTTTGCTGCTGATGCTGCTGATTGTCTTCTTCATCTGTAGTCCAATCTAAAGCAGTAATGGCACCACCCATCCTGATGTTCTCTGCGAACATCTCCAAACTGTACAAATAACTCTCACAACAAGCACTCTCATCAAACTGTTTCCCATAGGGAACTGAGAAACCACCTGTGAGCACTGATCCTTTATTAATATCGGAGCTTTGCCCTTTACCCATCCCCATGAAGTACCGGTCAATCTCGCCTCCGTTTTAATGCACAGTTTCGCAAACCTCAGGAAGTCCATGCAGGAGGCTCTAATTTCAAATTGTTGCCAAAATCTCATGAAAGgatcctcatttaaatattataatcgcAGATCCGCCTCTCTAGAGCGGGTTACTCCGATTGTTCCAGACTCATCGCGGTCAAACTGGAAGTAGGCGCGTTCATGACGGTTGGGATTGGgtttcccatttttaacaatttaactcccCGACTGACCCTATCCCGCCAGTTGTAGGGTCGGAGGTTAAATTGTttaaaaagtcctccattgtttttTCATTTCAAAGATGATTTGGTTTAAATATGTTTTATTCATTGTGAAAATCATAGACAACGTATTTTTACTCGCTGGTAAGTACACAATTGTGTAATATTTATGATGACTAAAGCTACTCAGATAATAAATACAGCATCTGATCAGTGAGCAGGTAAATGCAGACAAGAGCAACACAGCAACAGCAAAAAGATAAAGCACAGTATACAAGTAAAGCACAATGAGCAGCAAAGTTACTCTCACCGGTCTCACTCTCTTTGTACTGTATGTGGCTTCAACACAAGGTAAGGAATGATATATTTCTATAGCAGTTCAGTATTTATACAGAATCTAGAACAGCATTCACAATATGCATATGCATGTAAGTTTACTTATCCTGATCTAAGCAGCAGAACAGTTACTGACACTGGACAGTATTATTTACAATGTTTATAGGCATGTCCGTGCATATATGTCAATAAAATAGAGCTAATCTTTTAGAAAAATATGCTATAAATGGAGAACCTCATCTGCCAACGATACGTAACAGGAAATGACACTTGTGCTGGCCGTGATTAGCTGTCTGCTAAAAATGGACGGACGCAACAACAGCACAGCACAGCCACGATTTCCTGATAAGCGTGACTAGCAGCAAGGCTCCCAGTTAGTAGGTCACATTTGTAAAATTGGCCCTTATGTGCATAGTGATACATGTAACGCAATATAAATGTATATGTGTTAATATACCAGAAGCAAAGATTTAAATTTATTTAGCTCTTTCCATTTCCTCAGAATGTCCCAAGGCGATTTGCACCGTTGTTTAGTGggcaaacgtagcagccaatttgcgcctagcaagttctcacaaacaacAGTAAGATTATTGACCATcccatctgttttggtggtgttggttgaaggaggtaccatgggatcttttacatgcatctGACGAGGCAGATATTTGCTTCAGTTTAATGAATCATCCGAAAGACGTTGGCTGCTAAATTCGGCTCCATAGCCCCCGGTTTTTCGGTACTATGTGTGGCAATTTgtgtacaaaatggtgtccatgccACACGTGCGCACTTCTGGTGCGGGCTGCGCTGGACGCCGTTTTGGTGAGGTCGTTAGCACAGACGCTGGGAGCATGTGCCTGaaatatgcagagtaggcagattgtgatgtcagccAGCGTATaacgctgatttgacgccagcgctgccatttccAACCTCAATGTTCCAGCCAACACCCTTTTTTAAAGATGCACAGCTGAACACCcgttcagcagcaggaaagattcccccaccagtgctatttaaagcaaTCATCAACTACTTTCagcttagttgctgattgatttcgacTGGCTCATGGTGAGAAGTGTTTGGTGTCTTAGTTGAAGTTGCTGAAGTCTCCAGGGAATGGtgtggcaggttacttcaaggcttctgctcaggccagttgctcccagacagggGTGCAGTAGTTTCTATCTCCCTTGGCCGGCAGCGTtatagggagaatgagcagaggcgacgCAGAGGACACGCTGCTcgaagagggaagaggaggaggggaagaggaggaggaaagaaagaaagacttagattactATAGTGGCTTTCATgatcatagcgctttacagccatttaagtactttttgaagtgtagtcacttttgtaatgcaggaaacgcagcagccaatttgcgctcagcaagctcccacaaacagcaatgtgttaatgatcagacaatctgttttagtgatgttgattgagggataaatattggccaggacaccagggataactcccctgctcattgaaatagtgccatgggatgattTACCCAAGAGTAGACGGggccacagtttaacatctcattcaaaaggcatcacctccgacagtgcagcactccctcagtactgcactggagtgtgagccgagatgtttgtgctcaagtctctggagcgggacttgaccccacaactttctgaggaagggaggaggcaaccaacacagtccctttctgcccgggaGCTTGCATTGCAGATATCTGAGTTTCTACTGCAGAACCCAGAAGTTGGGTGGATGCTGtttctgctgcaatggaagctgaaatattggccatcagacactgcatcatggttgggtccacaaatgcGGTAATAAAGTATGCCATCACTTCtaggctggaaaggatgggctgcaTGCTCTCCGCAAAGCCCTGTACAAGGTTGGTGATggactcctctatgctccttgaGATTGTaaacaggctttctggcaggcctgccaaagcatcaagcatttcattgtgcatgccCATCAGCCTTTTTCCGTTGACCGCcctattgaagtcctcatctgagtcctccgcTGCAGAGCTCGTGTGCGACCTTGACctctggtgagctggcacctgtgctaatcCTGTCCTCTGctttggctgcaggccactcatgcccagtgtctcaccacgtgcagatcccgtgTCTACCTATGCTCTAAAGTACGCAGAGTGTCAGTGACTGAGAtgatggctgcgagtgtgaaatcgagtgaccatGCTGTGTCTTCAGCATCATTGCCTTCTTGCTCTTCCAGTTTttgctcctccaccactgcctgaCCAGGTTACAATTCTTGGTTATCTAAAAGTAAAAATGCACATGGGtatggttgtggtgaggggaggaggggaaagcaGGAGGTgcaacttgtaaatcagaagagatggtggaatgagggggaagtgggaagtGAGCAGAAGAATTAGGTATCAGTATACCATTATCTTCGACTGTTTCAGGCCTGTTGCTGGCTATGCGCGCAGCGATGGCTGCTCCAATAAactccagcaccgtctcctccatggggtttAGGTCAGGCAGGCACGATTGTCTCCCTGTGCATAGCCCCTGGTGCATCAGGCCAGCAACTGCTTCCTCCGCAATGCACCTTCTCTTTAAAAGGTGCAGGCTGACTTTAAGTAGTGCAGACTAGCTTTACGTGGTGGTAGCCTCGCATAAACTTGGATCCCCTGTTGAGGCatgcagccactcagcagtgcattCACTGCTGGGCTGCATGCTACTATCAGGTCAATTACCAGGCAGTTTAAAGTTTACGTGCTGCCTGCATCGGATTCAACGGGCGCGGACTAATAGAGTGTCGCGCTACACGTACCTGTTTTCAGAGGCTATTAAATTTTTCCCCCATCATCTCTGACAATGCCATAAAATACCATGCTGAAGTGttaagcctagattgtgtgcttaaGTCtgcagtggggtttgaacccaccaccttctgattaAATGCAAGAGCCAACTGAGCCGAAATGGTACTTCAGAAACTCACAACCTGCGATATGTGTTCATGATAGACTATGACCGGGAAATTCCCTACCTTACTGCTTACTATTAATGCTGTATTTCTTCCAAAATGGCATCTGCCTTGCTTCCGCCTACTTTCGACGCAGAAtgtggtggccgccattttggatGGTTTGATAACGCTACGGCAGCGCATGCCTCGCAAGTACAAAAGTGCAGAACGTGACACCAATTGGAGTGCAACTCCTGATTTGATGCACGACTGCAATTTTGGATGTTGCCGCACAACATAACGCCCTCCCCTAAGCACGCAGTGAAGAACATGCGTGTAGCAGACCTGCAGATATGCTGTCAGCGTTTATTAAAGACACACAGGCACATATTTCAGGTAAGTTTCGATTTCAGCTTTTGgaattttttatattttattgaagtagtagcTTGGTGCAATTGATTAAAAAAGTTGTTAAAACATGCAAGGGGTTCTGCTGGatacttgcaaggctttggatggtaaaaaaaggcttctgagaagacagaaagtgctgcaaatactcaggTGGTCTGTGGATacaaaagcagagttaatgtttcaggttgacatgctgcctgacctgctgagcatttccagcattttctgtttttatttcagttttccagctTGCGCAGTATTTTGCCTCTGAGATGATGACTTGTTCACAGTCCAGAGAGAAGATAAGAGATGAAACAGAGGCAGTAAAGGGAACAagttgctcacagagggaagagaaagagtagaagaggaagacacagaagaggaagaagaagaggaaaaagcaggagaggtggaagcagaaggaaggatgcaacccagacatccCCTTTCTGGTCAGGATATCCTggatcgaatcatccgcctgcagtaccagtgaccgcaaccccaattccccttttaacatttgtcccacaccttaccttccctctgataCTGACCATCACCGTGTCCtcctggccacgatgctgaaataaaagacaccacaaagcaaactttccaatccaactttatacatcaatccatccactATAACCTCAAAAAACATCTCAGCACCCTTATGCAtttccttagtgactgtcttgtgtgtgcctttaccTGTCCTAATGATGTCAAACAGTgctaccctagtggctgcagcCTTGCTGGTGGAACACAAcatatggccttgcaggacgacctcgaggaactggtggctgggaatgtgaaATCGAATGACGctgttttttcttcttcttcttcacactCTTCTCCCACTTCTTGGTCAAGCACTggttgggcaggctgcatttcttaggTATGTGAAATCAGGAAGGCACAATGGTAGGGTTGTGGCGAGGGCAGGGCCTGAAAGCAAGAGCTGCATTCTTACACCATGCGCAGtttgtacatcagaagagattgtgggatgaggggctagtgggatgagggaaggaggataacgtatgaggatatcaacattttgtattctttcagccccactactggccaacagctcagccatgctcctgctgagaatggccagcaccatctcctccaagtgggtgaggtgaagctaggaatgtgagatgtgccttgtgtttggtgcagattgttggtagatgagtgatggtgGTGTCATACATTGAGCAGTGTTTGAGGCTAgtcgtgcagttggtaggagatggcttttgaagatgcattcactgaccttgaccactgctctgaggtcatgaaacttctttgggcattggagccagCTTCTGTGAACAATGGCCTCAGCAATCTGATCccgcatccttctttctggaggatctctcttccagtgttgaccccctgcacaaatctGTTGTGTGCGAAACCCTGGGTGCCTTTCCCTGGTTTGTTGAGCCACTTGTGTTGGTGCTGAAACTCCTTCACCATTTTTTATGTGTAGAATGTTTGAaatgatttttaatgtttttttttccagaaggcagttgacctctaagggctagagactgcctatttttaaatgattgaaatgttttaattttagaaggcagttcctcaTTAAAGTCTcaagactgctttctaaaatgacagcctagcTTTAAGACAATGCTCCCTAGCTCCAGGGCGCTACGGGCCTAGTGCATTGGGCCTCCTGTTGAGTGTATAGCCTGAAACAGCACATTGCATGGTAGGTTCTGTGCtccaatcatttaaattagcaggcaacaCAAAAATAATAGTGCTGCCTGCTCTCTTTTTATGAGCAAGAGTTAAGCTTGCCATGAGGTGGTACCGCCCGTTTTCTCATGTTAGCGAATTGCTAGGCCCTCATGTCTTGATTCGGTActttacaaccttccagactcaataccgagttcaacagtttcagatcataaccacattTTTTTGGATACAGGTGCTagtaatggttctgttgttgctgacCCATCTTTTGttgctttacttgtcccattaccatccactTTCAACTTGCACCaatatcccttttgtcatttaatcactcctgtcttccttccaccccatcacagaccttcccttttgttctttccacccctcccccctttccctgcctccgtACTTGCTTAAATACTTCTTAAAGCctgcctgaaaaagtgcaacatccccactgggagtccctggtcaaagaccaccctaactggaggaagtgcatccgggagggcgctgtacACCTTGAGTctaatcgccgagagcgtgcagaaatcaagcgcaggcagcggaaagagcgtgtggcaaacctgtcccacccacccttttactCAACAACtaactgtcccacctatgacagggactgtggctctcgtattggactgttcagccacctaaggactcatttttagtgtagaagcaagtcttcctcgatttcgagggactgcctatgataatgatgatggtacatctctaacttcttccagttctgatgaaagtcattgacctgaaacattaactctgtttctctccacagatgcagcctgagccattgaatatttctagcatttttgtttttatttcatagtcccagcatttgcagtattttgcttttgcaatggTTTATAGGATCTGTTTTACAATAAGAAGCTAAGTGAATCGAGCATGTGTGAACCTGTTTTATACGTCGTCGTGTCTGATTCCAATTTGCTTAAAGTGGTGCCCATACTGGTACAGTGGCAGGAATGTCTGAGTTAAGAAATTAGTTTAATTTTGGGAATTTGTCAAAATTAGGCAAAGAACGAAAGaagcacttggatttatatagcgcctttctcgaccaccggacgtctcaaagtgttttgcagccaatgaagtacttttgaagtgtagtcacttttttaatgtgggaaacccggcagccaatttgtgcacagcaaactcccataaacagcaatgtgataataaccagataaattgttttgttatatttattgagggataaatactagccaggacaccgaggatgacttccctgctcttcttcgaaatagtgccatgggatttttacgttcacactgaaagagcagacggggcctcggtttaacatttcatccgaaagacagcacctctgtcagtgtagcactccctcagcactgtcagcctagatttatatgctcaagtccctggagtgggatttgaacccacaaccttctgactcagaggtgagtgtagtacccactgagtcacagctggaaTGATAAGATGGTGAAAATGTTGATCGATATTACAATGGGTCTGTTTTATCACTGGCTAGCTCATTCACAAAATCATATTGGACAGTGAATGTTGTTGAAGAATAAATGAGTCATTATTTCATAATGATATATTGAGGCAGATTTCTGTCATCATTGATGGACTGAATTGCCCACCTGTTATAGAACCTGTCCGATTATCATCGATCAAAGTCAATGTCGTCAAGTTGAAACTTTTCCTCATTGAATCTACTTTATCCAATCTCTTGAAAGCTGTTGTGTTAAGTAGAAATCAGGAGAGGGCAGTCTCCAGCTAAAATAAAGCGATGAGATGTATAATTAGGAGTAAGCTCGAGCACCTGTGACACCAGGAAATATAAAATACTTTTCTTTTCGTTCAGTAAATGTGCTTGAATTTAGTGTGTCACAGATGATTGGAACAGGACAGCGAGCTTTCAAACAATAATATCCCTTCTACGGAGATTGGTTGACTGGCTGGTTCTGGAGGGTTGATTATAGGGAACCTAACTTGTAGTTAGAAGTTATtggaaaagcaggatctcaaaggaagAATATGTAAAAGAGAAAAAATGATCTGaaaactgtgtggaatgatgaatcccTGTATGTTTTAAAATTACAGTTGCATCTCTCAGTAGCCTGGGAGTGAACCTGCGCTGTCAGTGTATCAAAACAGCCGCTCGGTTCATCCATCCGAAGTTCATGGAGAATATTGAAATTGTTCCAAGTGGTGCCCATTGTGGGACTGTGGAGATCATGTAAGTGTTTATACTGCAGTGCATGAATAAATCTGCTTTTTATTGGAGAAATCACGTTTACATATTGTTCCATTATAGATTAATAGTGAGTACAGATGACAATTTGGTATTTTGCATTTATTTCAGTGCCACCCTTAAAAGTGGTAACCAAGTCTGTCTGAACTCGGAAGCCTGGTGGGTGCAGAGAATAATTGACCAGTTGATCAGAAGGTAAGTTATTGTTCTGTGTCAGGGAGAAGGAAAGCATTCCATTTTACAGTAATTTTATGAGTTTGTAGCCTCAGCGCGTCATGGACGGAAGATCATGGGGAACTGAATTGCCGATAGGTCTTTCCAGCAGGCAAGGTGATGCAATGGAAACACAAACTCATACAATTGCCACTTTTACATGCAGTTATTGCATTAAATACTCTTCAGTTAAGTGTGGGATAAATCAGTCTACCCCGGCTCTGAGGCGGGCGGGAAACACGGGAGGCCAGGTTTCCTGCAGCCCTTGGCGACTTTAAAGGCACagcctgatttgcatgtgaggcctcaTTTCCTGCCTGGAGCCAGCCAGTGTGAGAGGCTGGCTGGGTAGGCCTGCAGATACAGAGATGGAGTAAGGTGGTCAGTCCAGGGGAGCAATCGCAGGGGGAGATCGCAGGGGGCTTGGTCGAGGATCGTGGGTAGCGGGGACGAGGATCGGGAGGGGTGAGACGATGGGGATCACCGGGTAGGGGGGATGATCGGGGATCGCGGGGGTTGTGTTGGAGGATCGGCAGGTGGGAGGGGATTGGCTGGGGATCGGGGATTGTTGTCGGCCAGGGTTCGGGGATTGGAGTCGGCTGGGGATTGGGGGTTGCCAGAGGATCTGGGGTTCAACggattttggagggggggggggggaggtgtcagCCGGAGCATCggcgggatgggggaagagaggatcAGGGCCAGCCACTGGAGGATTGTGGCTGGCCTCAGCATCATCAGTGGGATTGGGGGGAAGGCCTCATAATGGGTAGTAGGGACCTCGGAAGGTGATTGGTGGgatcacggggtggggggggggttagtgctggaccctGAATCCAGGAGGGTAGGCATGATGCCGGGTTACAGGATCCAGAACTAACCCATGCCTTGGTctaactgccgggtttcacgaattgtgtgaaacccatccCCAGGCAGTTAAATAcaaaatggaggtgaaaaaagAGGCTAGCAGCCTCATTATAAGATTTTAATTGACATATCACCCCCTGGGATGGATTGGTCGCCCACCCCCCGCATCACTGTCCCGCCTGCGTTAAAAACCGGAAGTAGGCGGGTTGGAGGCAAGATCACATCGGGAATCCCATTTTATATAATTTAACAGCCGCCAtgctccaaaccccccccccccccccccgtttttcTTAGTGGAATATTCCGGcccatatgtcagctgtggctccgtggtAGCATGCTCACCTCAGAATCTGAAGGCTATGGGTTCAGGTCCTACTCCAAGAGCTTGAGCACAATATCTAGGTTGAAACTGTGGTACAGTATAGTACCGAGGGAGAGCCATACTATCGAAGGTGTCGACTTTTAGATGAGCCatcaaactgaggccctgtctgccctctcaaatggatattaaagatcccaagacactattCAAAGAGTTCTACCTGGTGCcccggccaataattatccctcaaccaacacttgaaaaacagattatctgatcatcatcacacttctgtttgtgggacctcgttATGTGCAAATTGTCTAccatgttgcctacattacaaaattgactacacttcaaaagtgcttcattggcagaAACACTATATAGTATTTAGTATTTAGTACAACACGATACTTTTCCCTAAATTTTCATTTTTCTACATCTAAGTTTGTCACTGTAtcattttaattcatttttcaTTGTTCTACAGTTCCAAGAAGACAGATGAAGTTTACTGAGGAGAAGCTCAATGTCTGAATGTCAAGAGTCTAAAGTCCACTGTGTCAGGGACGCTGTACTGGCTCAGGAATTCACATTTGCTTGTCATTTGGTTCAGGCTTGTTGTAGGCTTCTGTCTACCAGTTTAACTGATTAAAATCAGTGTGAATCAGTTGCATTTATATATTAGTTTATTTAACAGTGTGAACACTTGATATTTATAACATCTTTATTTTTTCCATATCTACTTCACACACAACTGATTCCATGTTTCTTGTCTGCTGTGTTTACGTTGCAGCAAGAATTTTGGGCACCACCTAAACGGTTGTACGCATGCAATGCACTTTAAAAGTCATGATTATAACCCTCATTTTTTGGCTGTGCTACTTCACCCCTTAGTTAATTGAAATGGATAAAAATCTATTGACAGGCAGAAAATTGC contains these protein-coding regions:
- the LOC139234322 gene encoding interleukin-8-like — encoded protein: MSSKVTLTGLTLFVLYVASTQVASLSSLGVNLRCQCIKTAARFIHPKFMENIEIVPSGAHCGTVEIIATLKSGNQVCLNSEAWWVQRIIDQLIRSSKKTDEVY